The sequence GCTAAGACAAACCTGTCAGACGGAGATGGAGCGTGCGCCACATTcgtaattcactttttttttcctggtagctGTATTAAAAAAAGTAGCAAGAACAGAGGCCAAATTGAACGTAATaatatatttgttgagtgagtgtTGCCTGGTACGCAATATTAATTTACTGATCAATTCACTAATTCAAGAAGGCCGTATCGAGCCCGTCCCGGGGCACCGGGCCAGGTGCTGGGATGAAGGTGGTGGACCACACGGACGCGGTCCTCGTTCTCACGGAGCCTCAGCCTACCGGGGAAGCAGATAATTAAATAGGCAATTACAAAATCCCTTTCCACGTAAGGGAATATTTCAGAAACTGtaggaaaacttaaaataaaatttacaatttaaaatatttcactgaaaaaaaaaaaaagtcctcttgaAGCAGAAAATACTGAATGTAATTTAGCCCTTGCTCGGCGGCTCAGAATCATCACGGTGAACAAAGAATCATTGAATATTGATGTGGAAAAGGACTTCAAGATGAGTTCATTGAAGCCACTGGTGGTGGGACAGCGTCGGACAGAGGCGACTGCAGGAGCACCGGTGGCGGACCAGCTGGCCTTGGGGGCCACGGGACCCCGGGCTTCTCTGCTTTCCTAGGGTGACCCTGTCTTCCCTGGCTCCCCGCTGCTGCTGGGCTCCTGCCTGCGACAGtccccagctgcctcctgctTCTAATGTGGACCGAAAAACCACGCAAGCTATTAGAATTGTATGCAGAGTAAGACTCCGTGGGCTCTAAGCGAGGGACCTCCCTGTTAGTGAAGCCCGCTTAGTGGCTTAGTGTCGGGACGGGGCTGCCCGGGGGTCTTCCTCCGGTACCTCTGGCTGTTCTCAGGATATTTGTTCTCAGGCTGGAGGGTAAATGAGGTGTTGTTATAAATACCTAAGAGGCTTATTAATGGCTGGGCATGCACAGACTAATTGCTTCCTCCTGTTTACATATAATCAATCACTTCCACAGTTTGGAGCACCCGCGGCCGCGGAACCGGGTAGAAAGAGGACCACACTGGGGTAGGCCTCCGGGGACCAGGCTGGTGCACGAGGCTTTTCTGCCCTGAAAACCAAACCACACCCTCCCTTTGTTCCTCACTCCCCTGGCCTATGctgtccccctctctcctccccactcccaggaaACTTCTTGAAGGAATTGTGTATTCTGTAGACTTCactgctttctctctccattcctccTCAACTCTTACCACCTccactgtcccccaccccccaccccccgacccacAACCCCGGCTCTTTGCCCTGTGCCTGGGGTCGGCCAGCATTACCGTCTACCCAGCTGTGCAAGTTAGGACACTGAACTTTGTCTCCTCCATCAGCCGAGTATCCAGGACATCCCAAATCCTTTGATTTTACCACCAAAACCTACCTTGAACCCATCTGGGATGGGTTCTGCTCCTCGCCATGGCCACCAGCCCAGTCTGAGCCCCCATCACCTCTCACCAGGGTGACTGGCCTCCGGGTGCACTCCCTGGGTCCCTTCAGCCTTGCACCATACCCCAGCCAGAAGGCCATTCACTGCCAAAGATCATGGTCAGCCATTGCCCCACACCTTCTCCTCCCCTGAATAGAGCCTTCTAGAGCCTTCCACTCTTCTCTCTGGATAAAGACCCAAGTCCTTATCATACCTGCAAGGCCCAGTCCAGTCCAGGCACCAGCAATTCCCTTTCTGCTTTCTTGAAGGTACTGCACCCTCTCACACACACTTTGTCCTCCGGTCCCTCTTCTGGAACATTCTCCTACTTCTGTACCCCCTGTTCATCCTCAGGGACCCATGCCCGGGTCGGTGCTCTCACAGACCCTTGCCCATCTCCATCAGCACCCTTGGCTCAGTTTGGAATCTTACCTGCACGTGTGGTTCCTTGATTCGAGCCACTGTCCTGTGAGAACAGGGACTGCCTCTGCTCTTGCTGGACACCAAGCCTTCAGCATCTGCCACATGAGCCGCCCTCTGTAAGGATTTTGCCTTGTCCCTGGCTCCCTTTGGAGGCCTGGCCCAGGCCTGGAGCTGGTGCTAGATTCTCTCGGCTACTAACAGCCcatgtgactttaggcaaatcTCACTACCTCTCTGGGGCGCTGCTCAGCCTGGGGGAAGGTCTCCAAAGGCACAGTATTCACTACGCCTGTTAATCTTAACGACAGCCCTTTGATGTAAATTCTATTATTATCTATACTTTAAAACGAGAataatggggggtgggggaggtgacaTATTTGCCCAAGAAGCACAGCCACTGAGTGGCAGGCtggggatttgaactcagatctgtGCTTCCAGAGCCCACTTGCTTAGTCGTGAGGCATTGgaaggggggagaggggtgggtgcTCAGAAGGGAAAGTGCAGAACGTGGGGCTGGTCgcgcagggagggagagagcagatgCCACTTCGCTACTGATCTGTGGGGTACCCGGTGGGTGTGCTGACCCTCCCTAAGCTCCTCAGGCTTCTGGGGGAAGGTAGAGGAGCTCATGGCCCCCAGGAGAGACCACCGCCGGGCACCCACAGGGGACGGGGCAGGGAGGTTCTGCTAAGTATGGGGTCGGAGGGCCTCACACCCTGCTGGAAGGCTGGATCGTCGGGCCAGGCCTGGGACCAGGGCCACACTGGGCCTGAGCTCTCAGCCTGACCATGGGCTGGAGCAGGGCCCCTCCCTATGGGGTCCCAGGATATTGGGGCTCCTGGCAGCAGGTGGGAAAAAGCCTCTAAATGTGTTGGGAGGCAGCAAAGGGCTCGGACTCTGGAGTCACACCTggctgggacccccccccccccccccccccccccgccccgccagcctGACCCTTGCCGCTTGCCCTGTGGCTTCGGGAACTGGCTTCCCCTCTCCGAGCCTCAGGCCCAGACCTGTCCAACAGGGACACCGCCACCTGCCCTCATATTGTGAAGATTGAAAGGGTTCGTGGCGCGCAGTAGGCCCTCCTGCATCTCAGCCTTGCCCCCACgcaccccctgcctcccccagcccaaCCCAAGGACCTcccccagggagcaggagggagcaggCCATGGCTCATTATCAGAAAGAGAAGTATTAATATCcctgatattaaaaaataaccttaTCATCATTCTGCCTTGTCGGGAGGAGACGAGCCCACATCAGCATTCTGACAGATGGGAACAGCTCTCTGTGTTTGCGGGTATttgcgggagagagagagagagagagagagagagagagagagagagaggagagagggagggaggacacagtgtgagagggagagagcctgggTGACAGTGCCTTGTGGGTGGGGAGGCCGGGGCTGCGTGGGTGGGAGTGTGGGGGCTGCGGGCGGGTGGGCGGGGATGGCACCTCTCCCTAGCAGGGGAATAGTTTTAGGAGGCTGACTTGGTGATCCCCATTATTGAAAGTATTGAAATGCTAAGCAGCTCTAAAGATCTCTGCCTGATTTTCATTAAAGCTGCTGAGGCGGAGGGTGCGCTGGGAGGGGCAGCGGCTCCAGGCTGCCTGGGAAGGTCTGATGACAGGAGCCAGCGCCGGGGTCACGACCATGCAGAGGCCGTGGCCGCCTTTCCAGCCGccaccactatcaccatcacTGGTCACCGCAGCCCCCGGGGGAAACCCTGGCCCTCCGTGAGGCCATCTCGGTCACCGAGCAGCCCAGTGGCCGAGCTGGTGCTGCGAACCCagccaccccagggccccctgTGGGCCCACCACCTGTCCCCCGCCTTCCGGGCCCACGGGCTCCTCTGTCCTAGGAGCAAAGGACCCCAGTCCCACCTGCATCCCAGTCCTTCCATCCATGTTTTCTGAGGCTGGGCAGTGTGGGGGCTTGGAGGGGGGCACTGGGTGCGGACGGCACGTCGACTGCTCTCCAGGAGCCTCCAGCCCTATGGTCATTTCCTGGCCTGGCCATGTGTAGGAACCCCAAGATGCTAAGGAAGGGTCGAGAGGAACGAAAGCTAAACAGCATGGTGATGGTGTGCacgtggggaggaggagggggggagccACAGGTCCAGAGAGGGCAGctgacttgcccaagttcacacagccagCAACAAACATGGGACCAGAACCCAATATCCCGGCTCCTCGCCCAGTGCTCCACACGAGACCCTCTCCCCTCGGAGCAGCTGGGACAAGGAGAAAGGGCAGGGCTAGGTTTGTTCACACGTCAGCCTAGGGGtgaggcggggtgggggagtCCCTGTCCCGCTCCCCAGCAAGGCGGGAGGAAATAGTCAGCTGGAAGGGGTCATCGTTTGTGGGGTGCCCATGGTGGGCTGAGGCTTTGCAGTTCCCCTCTCCAGTAACCCCACTCCAAGGCTTCAGGGGTATCACGCCTCTTACATTAGGGCTTCCAGAAGGTGCAGAGGAGAACAAGCTGTCCAAGGTCACCCGGCCAGGAAGCAGCCAGACTGCGATGTGCGCCCAAGAGCGTGGGACCCTCAACTCTGGCTTTGTCCCCCTCCGCCAGACAAccccccggggggaggggggcaggtttCTTGGGAAGGAGATAGAGTGTGACTTGGAAGCTAGAGACCTTCGGTGGTTTGGGGTCACCTACAAGGAGCTCCCAAGGGTCTAGTTTGATTTGGAATTGTCCCCAAGCAGACTTACTCTGGGATGCCTGTGGAAGAGGGGCTGCGAGCCCAGGGCTGCCGGGCCCAGGCTGTTTGAATTCTCGCCAGGCTGTTCCGGCTCCTGGCCCAAGGTCATTTGTTCGGTGAAGAAAGCAGCTTCTCAGCCCTGCGCGCCCCGCCCTCCCTGCTCTGAGCCGAGCTGGGGAGGCTGAAGGACAATGTTCCCAGTGAAAGCAGATTACCCCGCGAGTGTGAGGGGCCGGCCGGGCGGGATGGCACTGTGGTGACAGGTCCATCAGGCGCCTCTCCAAGGGGATGCTTCCCGGGGCTCCTGGTGACAGGCCCGGGCTGTGGAGGGA comes from Canis lupus familiaris isolate Mischka breed German Shepherd chromosome 2, alternate assembly UU_Cfam_GSD_1.0, whole genome shotgun sequence and encodes:
- the LOC106557758 gene encoding uncharacterized protein LOC106557758 isoform X1, translated to MRHPSLLGGIATQASPTLWSEPGWSEAMWALSTHPTGVSVPQPAVRTRRMTKGPGLSPGAPGSIPLERRLMDLSPQCHPARPAPHTRGVICFHWEHCPSASPARLRAGRAGRAGLRSCFLHRTNDLGPGAGTAWREFKQPGPGSPGLAAPLPQASQTSWGSYTWPGQEMTIGLEAPGEQSTCRPHPVPPSKPPHCPASENMDGRTGMQMLKAWCPARAEAVPVLTGQWLESRNHTCRLRLRENEDRVRVVHHLHPSTWPGAPGRARYGLLELVN
- the LOC106557758 gene encoding uncharacterized protein LOC106557758 isoform X2, with product MEPLGGAEARLRRAPLQAKELSLLLGRPGLSPGAPGSIPLERRLMDLSPQCHPARPAPHTRGVICFHWEHCPSASPARLRAGRAGRAGLRSCFLHRTNDLGPGAGTAWREFKQPGPGSPGLAAPLPQASQTSWGSYTWPGQEMTIGLEAPGEQSTCRPHPVPPSKPPHCPASENMDGRTGMQMLKAWCPARAEAVPVLTGQWLESRNHTCRLRLRENEDRVRVVHHLHPSTWPGAPGRARYGLLELVN